The genomic DNA CTtgtttcttgcttacaacactcttgctaatacatctcagaatgagttttgcttttttttgcaacaatattacactgactgatatttagcttgtgatccactatgacccccagatccctttctgcagtactctttcctaggcagtcatatcccattttgtatgtgttcaacagattgttccttcctagtggaatactttgcatttgtccttattgaatttcatctgatttACTTttgaccatttcttcagtttgtccagatcattctgaattttaatcctatcctccaaagcactagcaacccctcccagattggtatcatctgtaaacatcataagcatactctctatgccattatctaaatcattgatgaagatattgaacagacccagacccagaaccgatctCTGCAGGAGCCCACTCATTATGCCcatccagcatgactgtgaaccactgataacaacTCTCTGGGAaaagttttccaatcagttatgcacccacctcatagtagctccatctaggttgtatttccctcatttgtttatgagaaggtcatgccagacagtatcaaaagccttactaaagtcaagatataccacatctaccacttccccccatcaacaaggcttgttactctgtcaaagaaagctatcaggttggtttgactcAATTGgttcttgaaaaatccatactgagtgttacttatcacctcattatcttctaggcaTTTGCAAATGcattgcttaattatttactccattatcttgctgggtacagaagttaacctgactggtctgtaattccatttttatagatgggcattatatttgcccttttccagtcttctggaatgtctcccatcttccatgacttttcagtgGGGTGGTGAGTGGTGATCGAGTGTTACTAGCCTGGATCACACATGACAGATTGTATCTAGACTCTGAGTTCAGGGAAAGCATCTTCCCCTCACCACCCTAGTGCCTTTCTTGCTCCTCTATTATCATCCCACATTTTTTATGGAGTGAGAAGGGTCACTCTCCAGTTAGGGTTGCACATCAGCCTGGTTCTGCCTCTTCCTAAGACCCACCGTCCAAAGAGCTGTATTTTATTACTGCTACATAGCTAATGTCGGGAAACAGAAAAGGGATTGTCATTTCCTCCCCACATCACCACCACAGGAACTAAGGGAGAATTTACACCACTTCATATGTTATGGCATATACTGATCTCTTGTGAGGggtgaaaattgttttttttaccTACGGGGCATTGAAATGCTCCATATACCAGAATATATTGTTAGAATTAATGGAAATAAATCTAACAGAAGGTCGGTGCCTAAGAACTCTAGACCGCATTGAAAAATCTCAGTCCAAGATTTTAGTTGTTTGATTTTGACTCCTAAGACATAGAATGATTCTGGTCATTGCCAGAAATGAAATACAgcatttaagcatcatttttaaGCTCTAAGATGTCACTAAAGGGATATAATGATAGATAAAGAAACAGTCTTATCCATTATATCAGTACTCAGCTACAAGAGATATGGGCTGTTATAGTAGTAATTGCTCTGATCATGGCAGAGGCTGGTCTACATGGATACAAACGTTCTGTTCTCAATTGAGACTTCTGGCACTTTGCTCTGAACTCTACATTTAGGTTTCAAATTTCAGCCTGTAATCTGGACAGGAAGGAGAGTCTCTGAATAGTTATGAAAGTAATTGAAACTTTACTAAAATGAAACTTGACTATTCTTCCAGTTCAATTGCACAGAGTGTGTTATTGTTCCTGGACTCAaaccatggcagacagagactggGGAAACCAAACGGCTGTCACAGAATTCATCATTCTGGGATTCGGGGTTCTCCCTGACCTGCAAATTCTTCTCATCCTGATGTTCCAAGTGATCTACATGGCAACTGTGGCTAGGAACACCCTCATCATGGTGTTCATTGAGGCTGAccagcaccttcacacccccatgtacttcttcctaggcaacTTGTCCTGCCTGGAGACCTGCTACATCTCAACCATCCTGCCCACgttgctggccagtctcctgactggggacaaaACCATCTCAGTCAGTGGCTGCTTCACACAACAGTATTTCTTTGGTTCTCTGGCATGTGCAGAATGCTATCTCCTAGCAGCGATGTCTTATGATCGATATCTAGCGATATGTAAACCCCTGCACTATTCAACTCTTATGAATAGCAGGGTTTGCCTCCAGTTGGCTGCTGGCTCATGGTTAAATGATTGTTTGGCTACTGCCATCTTTGTCTTATTCCTATCACAGTTAATATTCTGTGGTccaaatgaaattgaccatttctattGTGATGTCATCCCACTGATGGAACTCTCCTGCATTGACAACCACCTAGTCATATTGCTGGCTTTCATATTAGCCTCCATATTCACCCTGCCTCCATTCCTACTAACCCTGACATCCTACTTGTGCATCATcgccaccatcctgagaatccctttcACCATCAGGAAACATAAGGCCTTtgccacctgctcctctcacctcagtgtggtgacaattttctatggatCCATAATGATTGTGTACGTGCTACCAAAACATGATACCCTGAGAAACCTGAACAAAGTGGTCTCTCTTTGCTACAAGATCCTGACTCCCCTGgtaaaccccctcatctacagcctgagaaacagagaggtcaaggaagcTCTGTGCAAAGCAGTCAGTAAATATGTGGCTTTCACCAAAATGTGCGGAGACTCCTAGAGAATAACTTAGCCTGAGGTTTTCAATGCTGCCTGGGTGATTTAAGCAATCAGCCCCCATTAAAATTAAgttgaaaactcccattgaaagtctcAGCACTAATGTGAAAAAGAAAAGTAGATGATCTGCATGGAGTTACTGAGATAGTCTTTATGGTCCCCCGCTGTGTCCATGTAACACATCTTCCAGGAAAGTGAGGATGTTGACAGCTCTGTCACTCTCTCATGTTCAGCATTGATACACATATTAGGATGGTATTTTTCTCCAGGGTGTTGGCTAAGTGTTCACCCTCTGTGAGGAGTGTGTACAGCTTCTGAAACCACACAGAGCTGACATTGTGTAAGGCACAAAATCCACTAACAATGAAAGTAAATCCCTGGGTATATCCCCTGTTCATTGTTTCTCTATGTAAGATAATAAAGTCTTGTAATCAAATTCAGACAATCTAATACAAACAAAACACCATGGATGACATCATCATATTTGTTGCTACAGATCGTTTCTTATGTCCCTAAGGATACAACGCAGAATCCAGCCAGAGCTCAGGTCACTGTTGTCCATCTAAGTGGAAGgaccagggagggaggtggccaTAACTGTGGTACCATCATGGAATTTTTAATTGGGCACCAAACCAGGTGGAGTGGAGACCAATTTTTAACCAATTTTTATATCcataaaaaagccatttttgatcaaaataaatgtttggatAATAAAAATAGTAACCCCTGGGGCAGCATAGGGGGAAATCTGCCACCGCTGAAATTGTGCTATTTGCCATCATAGCCCTCTGCAAACTGTTGCCTGCTCTTTCCGTATGCTGTCCCAGGCCTGGGCAGACAGATGGTTCAGCAGACCTTGATAGTACTACCCAGCAAGAAAGACCACAGGCACGGTTTGGTGACAAAGGCACTCAGCCAGGTTATTTGTTCTCAAGGCAGAGTTCTAGCATCCTGGTTCTGTGGTTACAGATACACTGACACGCTAGTGCCCAGTGCCAAGGAGCAGCTCAGTCAGCTGCGGGAATTTCTACTGTCCCCTGGGCCACACAAAGGGTTAAATTGAGGTACCCCGacatttatagactgagacaaacaACTTACGTCCCACCTCACGTGTTTCATGACATCTGCTTGTTACCTCCTCTTGTACCTTGCTCCAGGTATCTCGGGCAAAACATCCCTATTCATCCCTATTCATCCCTTCTGTCAAACCCTCTTATCTGGTGTTAGGTCAGGATGTGCCTGGGCTAATCTCCTGGAGTGTGTTCACACACATATCCAGTGTCTGTTGCTTCTTAGGAGTGCCTGTGTGTTAGCAACGCTAGTAATACCTTTGCCTAGGTCATGTATCggacagtgaacttgtaagcatctgctgtaatacatggcctgactttggttcacagcATGGCCAGTGACAACACAAAAAGCTCCCTCTCAGAATTccctactgagcatgctcacccgAACTGAGCAGGTGCAGTAACATCTGCTGTTGcagctgccctcactccacccttaCTTGGAGGCAGACTTTTCTGCCTGGTCTTtggaggtacacctctaccccgatataaagcaacccaatataacacaaatttggatataatgcagtaaagcagtgctccggggagcgGGGGCAGGGATGCACACTCCGGCAGACCAAAGGATGGATCCAGCAGGAGGGAGCACCCGGGGGGAGG from Gopherus flavomarginatus isolate rGopFla2 chromosome 12, rGopFla2.mat.asm, whole genome shotgun sequence includes the following:
- the LOC127032605 gene encoding olfactory receptor 6B1-like, which codes for MADRDWGNQTAVTEFIILGFGVLPDLQILLILMFQVIYMATVARNTLIMVFIEADQHLHTPMYFFLGNLSCLETCYISTILPTLLASLLTGDKTISVSGCFTQQYFFGSLACAECYLLAAMSYDRYLAICKPLHYSTLMNSRVCLQLAAGSWLNDCLATAIFVLFLSQLIFCGPNEIDHFYCDVIPLMELSCIDNHLVILLAFILASIFTLPPFLLTLTSYLCIIATILRIPFTIRKHKAFATCSSHLSVVTIFYGSIMIVYVLPKHDTLRNLNKVVSLCYKILTPLVNPLIYSLRNREVKEALCKAVSKYVAFTKMCGDS